TTTTCATTGGCGGTTTTGTAGCGTTGATGGAGAAGTCTGGCGGTGGAAGCGCACTTGCTGCTAAAGTAACGAGATTTATAAATACGAGAGCTAAAACACAAATATCTGCTTGGTTTGGCGGTATTATCATCTTCTTCTCAGACTTAGGTACTCCGCTCATCGTGGGACCTGTCTTTGAAAAAATATTTGATAAAGCGAAGGTTTCACGCGAAAAGCTTGCGTGGATTATCGATTCAACGTCATCTCCAGTAGCTATATTAATCCCATTCATTGGATGGGGTGTTTATATTATGGGATTGATTAGAACAGAATTCGATGCGTTAGGCATTGCGACTTCTGAGTTTAGTACGTTTGTTCAAGTGATTCCCTTTCAGTTTTATGCAATATTAACCGTTTCTCTAGTTCCTCTTGTGGCACTAACAAAATTAGATTTCGGACCTATGGCGAGGGCAGAAAGAAGAATTCAGCAAACGGGCGAATTATATTGGACAGAATCTAAGCCGCTTAGAAGAGCTGAAAATATTGAAGGAGAAACAAAAGGTGGACGAGCGATTTTTATTTGGCTGCCACTATTGGTATTATTCGTTACGTTATTTGGATTGTTAATTTCATACGGTTTTCCTTTCGAACCTGTTCCAGGTAGTGATTTCCGAGTATCACTAAGTGCGGCATATTTATTTGCAGCCATTACAATAATTGGTTTAATGCTGTTTTATAATGTGAGAAAATTCGGAGAGGTTTTTGATATTTATACGAAAGGCATGCAAAAAATGGTTTACGTTGCACTTACGCTCGTTTTGGCATGGTCGCTTGGCAATGTAATTAAAGAAATGGGAACCGCTGAATTTATTATTGAAGTGATGAGAGGCAATGTACCACCGTTTATCATCCCGGCAATTTTGTTTGTTGTTGGTGTTGTCATTTCTTTAGCATCCGGTACTTCATGGGGCACATTCGCGATTATGCTTCCACTTGCGATTCCGATGGCGGTCGGATTAGATGCACATATGCTAGTTTGTATTGGTGCTGTTCTTTCAGGAGGCGTGTTTGGTGATCACTGTTCACCGATTTCCGATACGACGATTTTAGCATCAACAGGTGCTGGTGCGGATCATATCGATCATGTAAAAACTCAAATCCCTTATGCATTGTTAAATGCGAGTATTGCTTTTATCGGATTTATTGTTGCTGGTATTACAGGAAATGCTTATACGCTAGTGTTAACACTAGTCTTGCTTTTAGTGGCAGTATTTACACTATCGAAAATTCAAAACGTGAAAATGAGAAAAGAGGTTGGAGTATAAGTGAAACTATGGGGTGGAAGATTCACAGGTAGAGAAGATAACATCATGAAAAAATTTAATACCTCCTTACCTGTCGATCGACGACTATATTATGAAGATATTACTGGCAGTATTGCACATGTGAAGATGCTTGTAGCGTGTGAATTATTGACAGAAGATGAAGGAACTTTATTAGTGGATGGACTTGAATCGATTTTACAAGATATTGAGTCTGGCATCTTAAAAGTGGAAGGTGACTTTGAAGATATTCACTCTTTCGTAGAAATGAATTTAACGGAGAGAATTGGTGAAGTAGGCAAGAAACTTCATACAGCAAGAAGTCGAAACGATCAAGTTGCGGTCGATATGAGACAATATGCGAAAAATAAAGGACAAGAAGTAATGGTTGCACTGCAGCAATTAATTGATTCGTTAATGAAGAAAGCTGCGGAAAATAATGTCATTATGCCTGGTTATACGCATTTACAACGTGCACAAGTCGTGACATTTAATCACCATTTGGGTGCGTATGTTCAAATGTTTAGCCGAGACAAAAAAAGAATCGAAAATGCGGTAAATATTTTGGATGAAAATCCACTTGGTTGCGGCGCATTAGCAGGAACAACGCATAATATCGACCGTCAAATCACAACGGATTTACTAGGCTTTTCTAAACCAGTTGATAATTTCTTAGATGGGGTAAGTGATCGTGATTATTTACTTGAACTTATGTCTGGTTTTTCTATTACGATGATGCATATGAGCAGACTAAGTGAAGAACTCATTCTTTGGAGTAGCCAAGAATTCAAGTTTATTGAAATGGATGATGCTTATGCAACGGGAAGCAGTATCATGCCGCAAAAGAAAAATCCGGATGCTGCCGAATTAATTAGAGGGAAAACGGGTAGAGTATATGGCTCTCTCTTTGCATTGCTAACGACGTTAAAAGGTTTGCCGTTAACGTATAATAAAGATATGCAAGAGGATAAAGAACAATTTTTCGATGCACTCGATACCGTGTTAGATTGTCTGGAGATTATGGCGAAAATGATTGATACACTTCATGTACAGGAAGAAAATATGAAGGCGGCAATTAAAGCAGGTTTTTTAAACGCTACAGAAGTCGCTGATTATTTAGTGAGCAAAGGAACGGCCTTTAGAGATGCGCATGAAATTGTTGGTAAAATCATCATTTATTGTGAAGAGCAGCAGAAAGCAATTGAAGATTTAACAATTGAAGAATTAGCGAAGTTCAGCCATAATATTACAGACGATATTTACGCATATATCGACTACGAAGCTATATTAGAAAAGGGAAATAAAAAGCTAATCAAAGAGATTAGGTAACCTAAAAAGCTTTGTAATAGTTGATTCATCGGTTTTATATAATTAGAATTTTCAAATATAGCCTGACTCTAGAAAACTAGAGTCAGGCTATTTTTTTATGGCACAAAAGTCACCTCAACTTCACCAATATCCGAATACGACACTTTATATGTACCTTCCTTTGCAACAAGCGGAGAAATAAATGTACCTGAAGAGATGATCATATTTTTCTTTAAGATTTTATTCTTCTTCGCCAATTTTCGAGCCAACCAAGCAACGGAAGAAACGGGATTTCCTAACACCGCGGATGAAATTCCTTCACTAATTTTTTCACCGTTATGGAAAAGTTCCATTTTAATCTGTTCGAATGCATTAAATGAAAAAGGTTCAATTGGATTTGCTAAAACGACAAGGCCAGTTGCAGTGTTGTCACATAGTAAGTCAGGTAATGAAAAATTCGGAAACCAATCGATGTATCGCGCATCCGGAATTTCGATTCCCGCGCAAATGTTACTCTTCTTAATGATTTCTTCTTCACTGGCCCCAAGTGATAAATCATCCGTTAGAGCGAACATAATTTCAGGTTCAATTAAAGGTGCAAACAAAGAGGTAAGGGAAATAGAATCACCACTATGCATAATATGCGTTGAGAGTAACGTCCCGTAAGCCGGTTCATCCGTGTTCGCAATCGCTTGCGTCTCAGCACTTGTCATACTAATTTTATAACCAGCAATTTCGGTATTTTTTGACGCGCATTTTTGGTGAATTAATTTCTCCTGTACTAAATAAGAAGTCTCCTCATCCAGTGTATAACGATGTCGGATAAATTCGATAGGCTGTTTTGTTTCGTAAGAATTCATGATTGTCCCAACAATTTCATCTACTACACTTGTCAAAATAATCACCCCATTTAGATATGTATGACACTAAACATACTATATTAGGAGATTTCTGTGAAGAGGCAGTCACCTAGATTAAAATCCCCAATCTATTTGTCTTACGATAATTGTCATAAATGGCCTCCAAATGCTATCTAAAGTATACTACCATTATGGTAAGAAGTACTTTAACGGGTAACCAGTTAACCCAACTAAGCAACACTAAGGAGCAGTTTAATGAAGAAAATTAGAATTCTTTTTATAACTCTTGCGGCAATCTTAGTCGTAGCAATGATTACAATTATGATTACGACAAATATGAAAACGAAAGATAAGGGATTGGATGAATATGAAAGTGGCAATCTTGAAGATTTGCCTGATAATCTTGTGGATGAAAGTTTAGATGTAGAATCTGGGATTGATGTGGGGCATCATGCACCTGATTTTAAATTAACAACTTTAACCGGTGAAGTGGTCAACCTGTCTGATTATCGGGGGAAGACTGTCATGCTTAATTTCTGGGCTTCATGGTGTCCGCCATGTCGCGTTGAAATGCCCCATATGGAAACGTATTACCAAGAATATAAAGATCAAGATAACATTGAAATACTCGCAGTGAATATGACAACGCTTGAAAGAGGTAGCCAAGAGAAAGTACCCGAATTTGTCGATAAACATGGACTCACTTTTCCAATATTAATGGACGAAAAAGGCGAGGTTATGGATTTATATAAAGTGATTGTATATCCAACTACCTATATTGTGAATCCAGAAGGCGTCATTACAGACAAAGTCATGATTCCATTGGATGTTGAAGTGATTAAGTGGTTAATTGAGAATAGTGAAGAGTTTCGTGTGGATTAATAAAGTGCCCGTTTTCATTTTTTGAGAACGGGCTTTTTATAATTATGTTATCGAGTACGTTTATGTTAAAATCAAACTAATGAAAACGAACTATTGTTCTTGTTGGGGGGGAGGAGCTTCATGAAATTCGAGTGGAGAAAGAAGGAAAAAGATTTATATATACCAAAGCAAAAACCTGAACTAGTGGCGGTCTCTAAACAAAAGTTTTTTATGATTCAGGGGAAAGGTAATCCGAATCATGAAGAGTTTGCTGAAAGGGTCGGCGTGCTTTATTCGTTGGCCTATGCGATTCGGATGATGCCTAGAAATGGCTACACGCCTGAAGGTTATTTTGAGTATACCGTATATCCGTTAGAAGGAATTTGGGATTTAACGGAAGAAGGAAGGCAATTAGACGAACTCAATAAAGATGAACTGGTGTATACAATTATGATTAGACAACCAGACTTTGTCACAGCTGAAGTTGTTGAACGGGCTTTTGAACGGGTAAGAGAAAAGAAACCACACCCATATCTGGAAGAGGTTAAGTTTGAAACGGTAGAAGACGGGATGTCAGTGCAAATGCTTCATGTCGGTCCGTTTGATGAAGAACCGCAAACTTTTGAAAAAATGGATGCGTTTTTGGAAACTCAGCAGTTAGAAAGAGTTTCGTTAACGCATCGAGAAATTTACCTTTCGGATATTAGAAGGGTCGAACCGTCTAAACTGAAAACAGTGCTAAGGTATCAAGTAAAACCTCGAGGTTAAGTCTTAGGCAAGTCAATTTAGAAAGTAGGAACGACGAATGAAAAAATGGACAAGGAATATTGAAATAAATGCGCCTATCGAAAAAGTATGGTGTCTTGTTGACGGTTCTGTAGAAAATATGCAAAAAATCATGCCTAATGTCATTGAACATAAACCGATTAAAGTAACCG
This window of the Sporosarcina ureilytica genome carries:
- a CDS encoding peroxiredoxin family protein; the encoded protein is MKKIRILFITLAAILVVAMITIMITTNMKTKDKGLDEYESGNLEDLPDNLVDESLDVESGIDVGHHAPDFKLTTLTGEVVNLSDYRGKTVMLNFWASWCPPCRVEMPHMETYYQEYKDQDNIEILAVNMTTLERGSQEKVPEFVDKHGLTFPILMDEKGEVMDLYKVIVYPTTYIVNPEGVITDKVMIPLDVEVIKWLIENSEEFRVD
- a CDS encoding GyrI-like domain-containing protein, with product MKFEWRKKEKDLYIPKQKPELVAVSKQKFFMIQGKGNPNHEEFAERVGVLYSLAYAIRMMPRNGYTPEGYFEYTVYPLEGIWDLTEEGRQLDELNKDELVYTIMIRQPDFVTAEVVERAFERVREKKPHPYLEEVKFETVEDGMSVQMLHVGPFDEEPQTFEKMDAFLETQQLERVSLTHREIYLSDIRRVEPSKLKTVLRYQVKPRG
- the argH gene encoding argininosuccinate lyase is translated as MKKFNTSLPVDRRLYYEDITGSIAHVKMLVACELLTEDEGTLLVDGLESILQDIESGILKVEGDFEDIHSFVEMNLTERIGEVGKKLHTARSRNDQVAVDMRQYAKNKGQEVMVALQQLIDSLMKKAAENNVIMPGYTHLQRAQVVTFNHHLGAYVQMFSRDKKRIENAVNILDENPLGCGALAGTTHNIDRQITTDLLGFSKPVDNFLDGVSDRDYLLELMSGFSITMMHMSRLSEELILWSSQEFKFIEMDDAYATGSSIMPQKKNPDAAELIRGKTGRVYGSLFALLTTLKGLPLTYNKDMQEDKEQFFDALDTVLDCLEIMAKMIDTLHVQEENMKAAIKAGFLNATEVADYLVSKGTAFRDAHEIVGKIIIYCEEQQKAIEDLTIEELAKFSHNITDDIYAYIDYEAILEKGNKKLIKEIR
- a CDS encoding Na+/H+ antiporter NhaC family protein is translated as MEHLGWVSLIPPILAVILAIVTKNVLVSLFSGAFIGVLILVGGNPLKATTETIGNYYFPIVADGYNAAVLVLLFFIGGFVALMEKSGGGSALAAKVTRFINTRAKTQISAWFGGIIIFFSDLGTPLIVGPVFEKIFDKAKVSREKLAWIIDSTSSPVAILIPFIGWGVYIMGLIRTEFDALGIATSEFSTFVQVIPFQFYAILTVSLVPLVALTKLDFGPMARAERRIQQTGELYWTESKPLRRAENIEGETKGGRAIFIWLPLLVLFVTLFGLLISYGFPFEPVPGSDFRVSLSAAYLFAAITIIGLMLFYNVRKFGEVFDIYTKGMQKMVYVALTLVLAWSLGNVIKEMGTAEFIIEVMRGNVPPFIIPAILFVVGVVISLASGTSWGTFAIMLPLAIPMAVGLDAHMLVCIGAVLSGGVFGDHCSPISDTTILASTGAGADHIDHVKTQIPYALLNASIAFIGFIVAGITGNAYTLVLTLVLLLVAVFTLSKIQNVKMRKEVGV
- a CDS encoding 2-keto-4-pentenoate hydratase, which codes for MTSVVDEIVGTIMNSYETKQPIEFIRHRYTLDEETSYLVQEKLIHQKCASKNTEIAGYKISMTSAETQAIANTDEPAYGTLLSTHIMHSGDSISLTSLFAPLIEPEIMFALTDDLSLGASEEEIIKKSNICAGIEIPDARYIDWFPNFSLPDLLCDNTATGLVVLANPIEPFSFNAFEQIKMELFHNGEKISEGISSAVLGNPVSSVAWLARKLAKKNKILKKNMIISSGTFISPLVAKEGTYKVSYSDIGEVEVTFVP